Proteins encoded in a region of the Eschrichtius robustus isolate mEscRob2 chromosome 16, mEscRob2.pri, whole genome shotgun sequence genome:
- the SSTR4 gene encoding LOW QUALITY PROTEIN: somatostatin receptor type 4 (The sequence of the model RefSeq protein was modified relative to this genomic sequence to represent the inferred CDS: inserted 2 bases in 1 codon; deleted 2 bases in 1 codon; substituted 1 base at 1 genomic stop codon), whose product MSAPPTPPPGGEERLETAWPPGDQRQRHPGGDGGGGGDRRAVAAGSVAIQXVSALVCLVGNALVIFVILRYAKMKTATNIYLLNLAAADELFMLSAPFVASSAALRHWPFGPARCRAVLSVDGLHSFPSVFCLAVLSVDRYLAVVHPLRAAICRRPGGARLVSXGVWLSSSLVTLPLAVFADTRPARGGRAVACNLHWPRPAWSAVFVVCTFLLGFLLPVLAVGLCYVHIVGKMRALALALPAGWQQRKRSEKKITWLVLTVVAVFVLCWLPFCAVQLLNFSVTGLDATVNHVSLILSHANSCANPILYGFLSENFRRSFQRVLCLRCCLPDASGGADQEPLDFCATALKSRGGAGAACPPLPCQQEPRQPEPSRKQVPLTRTTTF is encoded by the exons ATGAGCGCTCCCCCGACGCCACCTCCCGGGGGCGAGGAAAGACTCGAGACGGCCTGGCCCCCCGGAGACCAACGCCAGCGGCACCCCGGCGGCGACGGAGGAGGCGGCGGGGACCGGCGGGCGGTGGCGGCGGGCTCGGTAGCCATCCAGTGAGTCTCCGCGCTGGTGTGCCTGGTGGGCAACGCCCTGGTCATCTTCGTGATCCTCCGCTACGCCAAGATGAAGACGGCCACCAACATCTACCTACTGAACCTGGCTGCGGCCGACGAGCTCTTCATGCTGAGCGCGCCCTTCGTGGCCTCGTCGGCCGCCCTGCGCCACTGGCCCTTCGGCCCGGCGCGGTGCCGCGCGGTGCTCAGCGTGGACGGCCTCCACTCATTCCCCAGCGTCTTCTGCCTGGCCGTGCTCAGCGTGGACCGCTACCTGGCTGTGGTGCATCCGCTGCGCGCTGCCATCTGCCGCCGGCCCGGAGGGGCCAGACTGGTCAG GGGTGTGTGGCTGTCGTCCTCGCTGGTCACCCTGCCCCTTGCCGTCTTCGCCGACACCAGGCCGGCTCGCGGCGGCAGGGCCGTGGCCTGCAACCTGCACTGGCCGCGCCCAGCGTGGTCGGCGGTCTTCGTGGTCTGCACTTTCCTGCTGGGCTTCCTGCTGCCCGTCCTGGCCGTCGGCCTGTGCTACGTGCACATCGTGGGCAAGATGCGGGCGCTGGCGCTGGCGCTGCCGGCCGGCTGGCAGCAGCGGAAGCGCTCCGAGAAGAAGATCACGTGGCTGGTGCTGACGGTGGTGGCCGTCTTCGTGCTCTGCTGGCTACCTTTCTGCGCGGTGCAGCTGCTGAACTTCTCTGTGACGGGCCTGGATGCCACCGTCAACCACGTGTCCCTCATCCTCAGCCACGCCAACAGCTGCGCCAACCCCATCCTCTACGGCTTCCTCTCTGAAAACTTCCGCCGGTCCTTCCAGCGGGTTCTCTGCCTGCGCTGCTGTCTCCCGGATGCCTCTGGCGGTGCAGACCAAGAGCCACTGGACTTCTGTGCCACCGCCCTCAAGAGCAGAGGGGGCGCAGGAGCCGCGTGC CCCCCACTCCCCTGCCAGCAGGAGCCCAGGCAACCAGAACCCAGCCGCAAGCAGGTCCCCCTCACCAGGACCACCACCTTCTGA